The stretch of DNA GTTGTCTTCCACATGAATTGCATGACCTTTTCCAACGGCTTGCTTCCAAACAGGAAAAGGGAGTCTTTCAAACATCTCACGGGCGATGTTTGTAAACTTTTGATCCAGCGTGCCTGTAACAAGCAGCACCGGCATCTTCAGCGTGGACATCTCCTCCCACCAAGACGGCTGAGCCCCCGTTCCCATCCCCTTTAAGGATCCGGCAAGACCTGCTGTTCGATTTTGCAAACGCTGACGGCGCACCGCTTGCTGATATTCCAGTGGAAGCTTTTTTTGGGAAGCAAATAAAGGAATGCTCTCCCAGTGATTCACAAATGCTTCAATTCCTTCTTTCTCTATTGCATCAGCCAACCTAATATCAGCTTCCCGGCGTGCGGCCCGTTCTTCTTCCGTTTTTAATCCGGGGGATGAACTCTCAAGCATAAGGCTTTTGACAGCTTCCGGAAAGCGTACAGCCATGGTCAGCGCGAGACGTCCGCCCATCGAATAGCCCAGCAGGTGGAAGCGGGGATACCCTAATTGACTCATTAATTCTTTCAAATCCAAAGCGACTTGTTCGATATTATACCTGGCTGAATCGGCGGGACAGCTGCTTTTTCCATGTCCGAGAATGTCCACCGTAACGCAGCAAAAGTCCGATTGAAGCTGCTTAACGGTTTCCGTCCACGTTGTATGGTCCCCTGTAAAACCGTGCAGCAGCAAAATGGGATCCCCGCTGCCATCCACACGGCAATAATAACGGCTATTGTGAATCTTTATTTCCAAAATTCTTCACCAGCCGTTATGGTTTCTATTTCCCAGGAAACATTTTTCCACAATTCCCGATGGGCTATAACATTTTTTTCTCGATCGGTCACCGCTTCTATAATAAAAAGCCCCTCCGCGCTTTCTGCCGCTGTCATTGCTTCTGCCAATGACTCCACATCCGTAATTTTTCGGTACTCTGCGCCATACAGTTGAGCAGCATAAGAGAAATCCAGATCGGGCGGCGTACCAAAAAGCCGTTCAAAATGCTTGGGCTGATTTGCTTGCGGCAAGTAGGAAAATATGCCGCCGCCATTATTATTAAGGATGATAATGGTCATTTTTATCCCGTTTAGCTTGGCCGCCAACAAGCCGTTTACATCATGAAAGAAGGATAAATCGCCCAGAATTAAATATAACGGCTGATCTGCTGCGGCCGCGCCTAACGCCGTAGAAACGAGACCGTCAATTCCATTT from Bacillus xiapuensis encodes:
- the menH gene encoding 2-succinyl-6-hydroxy-2,4-cyclohexadiene-1-carboxylate synthase — translated: MEIKIHNSRYYCRVDGSGDPILLLHGFTGDHTTWTETVKQLQSDFCCVTVDILGHGKSSCPADSARYNIEQVALDLKELMSQLGYPRFHLLGYSMGGRLALTMAVRFPEAVKSLMLESSSPGLKTEEERAARREADIRLADAIEKEGIEAFVNHWESIPLFASQKKLPLEYQQAVRRQRLQNRTAGLAGSLKGMGTGAQPSWWEEMSTLKMPVLLVTGTLDQKFTNIAREMFERLPFPVWKQAVGKGHAIHVEDNEEFGTIIREFLFYT